In Danio aesculapii chromosome 17, fDanAes4.1, whole genome shotgun sequence, the sequence TATCAGGATGATTTCTGATTGACGTTGTGACGAATATATTAGTGATTCAggaataaaaataagtttttaaatacataaaaccaCTACTTTTAATCTGTAATATTTgagaataattattgttattactgtttgtttttttttgtttttttaattaagtaaatgtagccgtatttaaagggcacctctgatgaaaatcatctttttgaagctgtttggacagaactgtgtataggtatagtgtgtccacagtcatattggagtgatataaaaacaataagtctaacatttcctgacgttaaaaataggatccagaaaggtttgaataaactataaaatacatcaaataatcattgggaaagttcttagtGTAGAATTTcccacaaacgttacatgagatctgcttccttcatatctgtcactgtgctgtttatctgacacggCCGAGGCGGAGACTGAGGCAGACTGACAAATTGACAGGCagatgggaacggtgggtggggagaactagcattaaaggcgcaggcaacaaaaacagctacattgggTCCATATCAGAAAGTTCCAATATTctaaaaggtctaataaataatctgatgggtgttttgaactggaactttacagacacattctggagacacaaaagtctaatcttaaatcttgaaaaggggtgaaataggtgccctttaaaaaaaaacaattctaaaaGTTGTTTTGTTAATTATGATTCGCTCATTTTCAGAGGCCAAAACTACAAAAGAAGACACCAAACCAGCTCGTTCAAAGAAAGGTATCACAGTGCATGTACAGTATAATGTCTATTTCcattttagattgattatttAATAAAGATGCTGCAGTGATGCCAATGTTTAGACTCTCATTAAAAGGCCTTCcttgtaatgtttgtttttttgcagaggCTGAAATTGTGAAGAAGAAACCCAAACCACATCCTGCAAAGAAAGGTAACTGTCTGATGTATTCACATTTTTGAAGATATTAGCagtagtttaattttaatttcattacaatataattttaaaatagcagtttaaaaaatcaaacaaaaaatctctctctatatatataattttaaatatatgttttatagaatatatagttttataatattgtttttttatatagttatatatagttttattatataaatatatagttttatagaATATATGATATTTTGTGTTCCCTCGATTAAAGAATATATTACAGGAGTGCTCTAAATgatgttaaaattatatttttggagGGAAAcaattgctttaaatcatattttttatagtttagtTTAGCATTGCATTGTATGTAGAAGTAGTAGTTTGCTCAGACATCAATATAATATCtacttgtttattatttcatttttttttaaagctaaagaTATTAAGGAAAAGGCAAAACCAGGTCCAAAAGAAAAAGGTATGCTTGTCctgtcaaaaataataataaaagtaatcatGCAAAGTTATATGATTTGTATTGCAACCAGACacaacttttttgttttgtttagttgctGAGGCCGTCAAGGAAAAATCAAAGCCTGCAAAGCAAGGTAGATGGTTGTGTGTAATTTCTGTTGACAAAGTAAAAAGTATTACATGGATGATCCAAAAACATAACTTGTTGTAATCCTTTTCATAACCAACGCACACATAAAAAGTATAATAGCATACTGTAATACTCAATTCTGGTTATTTATGCTTTGAAAAATGTAACAATAAAAGTACAtagatttttcattttatgtAGAAGTTGAATTCAAAGATAAGCCATCAGCTCCTTCTTTCAGGTTCAGGAATGGAGTAACAtgcttttactgtaaaaatgaaaatgcagagATAGATTGTCTTGCTTTGTTTCGTTTCataatgttttgtttgataattttctgttttttacaGAAGCCGAAAAAATTGAAACCAAAACCAAACCAACAGCAGAAAAGAAAGGTGCTCCGTTATAGACAACTGTGAACTTATTGGAAACCTGTGGCCTTCAAATATTAACATGTAATCTTGTCTTGcctttatatatttgttttcttacTTTTAGTGGATGAAGCCCCCAAGGAGAAACCTAAAGTGAAGAAAGGTATCACATTTTACAATCTTACAACTGTGTGCGTTACAgtatgttttaaacaacattttcatCAACACAATTTAAAAAGTGTGCAAACTAATTAGCGTTAATTGTTcagttatatatattatacaattattaatatatagCCTTATAATTTCTTCATCACAGAGGCTGAAGTAATCAAAGAGGTTAAACCAGCCCCTGGGAAGAAAGGTATGAATTACGAATTATTTATCGTGATGTATCAGTTCACATTGTATTTTATCTCTCATAAGTCATTgagactgttattattattaatcactgTTATATATTTATCTGAATTTCAACTGAACTTAGTTGTTGAACTCTGTCCTCAATTTATGAgaattaaaatgtaactttttagtATTAACTAACTTTCCATGTCCAGTTATCAAGCCTTTAATTTTTtctcatattttctttaaaatggaGAAGCTAAAACTCCCAAGGACAAAGTTGAACCAGCTGTTTTGAAGAAAGGTATGGTGGATTTACAGTTCATTTAATATGCATGGCATGCATTCATAAACCGAAAAAAGTAATTTACACCATCTAAAAATGGCATTGTGTAACAATAGTGGATACACCAAAAATCATTTGAGACTTATTTAGAACAAAGATTATTTGATGACAAAATAAAAGACTATTTAAAGATTAATATAcctcataatgttttaaaatgattttaaaaaactgTATATTCATTTACATTATTGCATTTATGATCATTTTAGATACTGAAGCTGCTAGAAAAGTAAAACCTGCTCCAGTTAAGAAAGGTGccatttgattttgtttgaatTGCATAGTGAATTTTTTGTTTATGTGATGCTTACTGGTAACATTCATTGATTTACAGAGCCTGAGGTTTCCAAAGAAAAAGCCAAACCAGAGCCCGCAAAAAAAGGTCAGCTGATTGAAGTGTTTTTATTCCTCAGTGTGAATATCTTGCAGTGGTTTTCACATGCAGATAACATATTGAATTTTTCTCAGAGCTTGAAGAGAAGCCAAAATCAGCACCAGCTAAAAAAGGTACAGCGCTCACACACTTTATTTGAAAACTTTGTTAATTCTGTGCGTGTATTGTATCATTCAGAAGATGAAGTCAAAGAGAAAAAGGCAGCTTTTGTAAATAAAGGTTAAGaacagttttaaaaactgttCAGTTTAAATGTGAACCTTTTATAATACTTTTCTCTATTTCCAAAGAACAATTTTGTCTATTGTGTTTTTAGAAgctgaaaaaattaaaaaggcgAAAACAGCTCCTCCAAAGGAAGGTACTGATATTTCTtaaactcaaaaaatgacatttaaatataattatacacaCAGAGATCCAGATAAATTACttttatgttgatttaaaaaaaggctCCAGATTCTTATAGGAATTTCAAAGTATTTTCCATTATTACAGCATGTACTTATATTTTTGCTGTCCATATAAAAAGGTTGACTTGATTTTAAAGAgattttaaaggattttaaagattttatttgacCTGACATTTTTAAGAAGCAGAAGCTGTAACACAAAgcataaacactttattttggggTGCATTTTgattatattgtttttgttttatatcgtttttcattttattgcttATTTTAGAAGCTGTAAAAGAAAAACCTAAACCTGTTACTGAAAAGAAAGGTATTGTATAACATAACAAGCGTTTGCTACTTGCAAGTGTTTGTAAGTTTATCTGTTGATGATGTCAAGTGAAAGAAAtgatcttatttgttttatctgaaTAAGTACACACATTGTTCATAGAATACACAACAGTAAATGTGGTGTTGATTTACACAGAAACTGAAGCTCTGAAAGAGAAAGCAAAACCTGCACCTTCCAAAAAAGGTTAATTGTTTACATCATGCTTTGaaataatatttgtgtgtgtgttgtgatttaAGTAATgctttttgtgtgtatatgtgttttttgttttgttttttcttttatattataatatatgacGTTATATTATAtctttcttttatattatatttcgaGACTTGAGGTTGCCTATAAGTTAAATGACAACAATGGAAACAATTTAATgatgaatacaattttaaatgaaatttttaCGATGTAAAGTTATATAACATTAGTTATATAACAGCacttttcattaatattatttcattaatatttaatactaagCAAACAAAATCTTctgacatttctttttttaaaacattttgcagAACCTGCTGTTGCAGTTGAAAAAGTTAAGACAAAAACTACAAAGAAAGGTacaaatatcatttttaaaaagcagttcTTAGCatcattttatatttgtttgcaAATATATTTGTAACAAAGATGTTTTTATGTGGGAATAACTGTTAATTCATTAATAGATGTCAATGTAAGCTTATACTGATGCTTCTTTTCGACCTTCACAATGTTAGAAGCTGAAGTCAAGGAGAAAGTCAAACCAGCTCCTGAGAAGAAAGGTTTGATTtacaataatagtaaataaaaatccaAAAGAAAACCATTTACAGTATTCATATCATTTCAGAAGCTGAAGTCATCATGGAGAAAGCTAAACCAGTTCTTGAAAAAAAAGGTAATGTACAGTGtgtgttttaaacattttcatcAACCACATTAAAAACGTGTGCAGAAAAGATTAGCTTTTATAATTTCTTCATCACAGAAGCTGAAGTAGTCAAAGAAGTTAAACCAGCCCCTGTGAAGAAAGGTATGAGTTAAGAATTGTTTACCTTGTAAATTCTTATTGTATTATAGGCTTCATAACTCATTcaggttgtttttttgttgtaattaatTCAtgttctttaatatttatttaataaattactaattattattattattgtttattattacaatatatttatctgaatttcaactaaacctaatgaaatatttaatgacgaaccaatttaaaaaaaaatcatattgttGCCATTTCAGAGGCTGAAGTCATCAAGGAGAAAGTTAAACCAGCTCCTATAAAGAAAGGTATGGATATGAATCAAATCTTCAAAGTTTCACAGTATAAAGCCCATTCATTACATAAGTTAAAACTATTTTATAGAGCCTGAAGTTGTTAAAGCAAAGGAACCTGAACCAAAACCCAAAAGAGGTTAACACTTGAACCTTTAAAATAGCTCAGAACTTTTGCAGTACATattttatcatgttttattttgctccacttttattgtactttttttgtaGAGCCAGAAGTTATCAAGGAGAAACCAGCACCTTCAAAGAAAGGTATTGATCAACAATTGGAATTCTGTCTAGATTACAATTAATTCTCTTACAGTCGAGGTTCCAAAACAAAAGGCCCCTGAAAAGAAAGGTGTATAAAAGCCTTTTTGATAAAAAGTAGTTTTTATatctaaataatttattattgtgaATAATCACAAATGTACACAGTAATTAAAAAAtgggattttttaaattaatttcatttaaatattgtgttttccAGCACCTAAAATAACCAAAGAAAAACCAAAACCAGTACCAAAGAAAGGTAGCTaatttgtgttgaaaaaaaacaacaacctaatGGCAACAAATCATTTTCCCTGGTCATTTTAGAGACCACActaaatcattaaatattttgtataaaccTTTTTAGAGACTGAAGCTGTAAAGGAGAAAGTTAAACCAGCCCCTGAGAAGAAAGGCAAGAGTTACTTTAACggttaaatttttattattatcatcatgcaAATATTATGTCAGAAGTTTACTTTCTGtgtattttataatatgtttAGAGGCTGAAGCTGTAAAGGAAAAAACTAAGTCAAAGCCTGAGAAGAAGGGTAGGAGTTaccataattaattaattaaaattttcttTCTTAGTTTTACATCTTACCAAGTCAAGTCCAATTCATCTGCTTTTAATTtcgaaatgtaaatatttttcagaGGCTGAAATAGTCAAGGAGAAAGTTAAAGCAGCTCTTGTGAAGAAAGGTATGATTGTGAATAAgatgtactgtatatatctaCTGTACATTGTAATAGTAATAggccctattatatatatatatgtgtgtgtgtgtgtgtgtgtgtgtgtgtgtgtgtgtgtgtgtgtgtgtgtgtgtgtgtgtgtgtgtgtgtgtgtgtgtgtgtgtgtgtgtgtatatataatataaaacaaaacttaCACAATGAACATACTGGGGTTTCAGAAGTCAAGGAGGAAGCAAAACCAGCTCCTGTAAAGAAAGGTATTGATGACAAAATATTTATCTTATTAAAATCGTTTCCTTATGTgttgtgtcttgtttctacaaatactttttcacacatTTCAGAAGCTGAAGCcatcaaagaaaaagaaaaaccagCTTCTGAGAAGAAAGGTTTGAGCTGCTATGAGCTTGaattactaaatatatatttaatatatatttaaacctcAAAATATTGGATATAATTGCTGTTTCAGAGGCTGAAGTCATTAAGGAGAAAGTTAAACTAGCTCCTGTGAAGAAAGGCAAGAGTTACTTTaacagttaaattattattattagaattattatcaCCCTGCACAAATGATGTAAGAAATTTACTCTctatttattataatatgtttAGAGTCTGAACCTGTAAAGGAGAAAACTAAACCAGCCCCTGAGAAAAAAGGTAAGAGTTACCATAATTAATTGACTTttcttcattaatttttcttgGTTTTACGTTTTACCAAATCAAATCCCATTAATCTGCTTGTAATATCTGAATGTTATTGTTTTTCAGAGGCTGAAGTAATCAAGGAGAAAGTTAAAGCAGCTCCTGTGAAGAAAGGTAAGATTATGAATAAGATGTACTGTATTTAGCTACATTATATTGTAATTGCAAAAGGCCCTGAAAAAATAAGTGTGATTATGTTATTTTATCTACAGTGTagatagttttaataaatatataaaacaaaacgtACATGATCAACGCACTTGTCTTTTAGAAGTCAAGGAGGAAGCAAAAccagcttctgtaaaaaaaggtACAGATGACAAAATATTTCTCTTATTAAAATCGTTTCCTTATGTgttgtgtcttgtttctacaaatactttttcacacatTTCAGAAGCTGAAGTCATCAAAGAAAAAGCAAAACCAGCTCCTGAGAAAAAAGGTTTAAGATGCTATGAGCTTGaattactaaatatatatttaatatatttttaaacctcaaatataatttttaaacaatatttatataattactaTTTTAGAGGCTGAATTCATTAAGGAGAAAGTTAAACCTGCTCCTGTGAAGAAAGGCAAGAGTTACTTAAacagttaatttattattatcacaACGCTAAAATGATGTCAGAAGTTTACTTTCTGAGTATTATAATGTTTAGAGGCTGAAGCTGTAAAGGAGAAAACTAAACCAGCCCCTAAGAAGAAAAGTAAGAGTTAccgtaatgaattattaaaataatttatttatttataatttttttcttagttttaaCATTTTCAGATCAAATACTATTAATCTGCTTTTAAtctctaaatgtaaatatttttcagaGGCTGAAATAATCAAGGAGAAAGTTAAAGCAGCTCCTGTGAAGAAAGGTATGATTGTGAATAAGATGTGCTGTATTTAGCTACaatatattgtaattataatggcccctgagaaaaaaatgttggtttatgttattttatatatatatatatatatatatatatatatatatatatatatatatatatatatatatatatatatatatatatatatatatatatatatatatatatatatatatatatatatatatgaaacaaaaCTTACACAATGAACACACTGGGGTTTCAGGAGTCAAGGAGGAAGAAAAACCAGCTCCTGAGAAGAAAGGTTTGAGCTTCTCTGAATTTGAGTTTCTTAATATGTATTTAAGATTGCTTTAATcctcaaaatattttatatattgccaTTTCAGAGGCTGAAGTCATCAAGGAGAAAGTTAAACCTGCTCCTGTGAAGAAAGGTATGGATGCTATTGAAATGTATGGATGTTGGTATGATTATTCAtcacataattaaatattatttaatgttgaaTTAGTATGGTAAGTCATTATTCATCAAATGATAAATATTATCacataataatagcaacaacaacaacaataataataataataataataataataataataaaaataatattattatcccacaaatatatttagtattttttatatttttaccagCATAttgatataaaatgaaaaattaaatatccAAAAGATGTTTCTAGATTTTTGCTGGGTAGTTTAGAATAATATCCTCTTTTGTAGTGTTTTATTGTATAatcatattacatttacatttcatatGATAAatgatttgatgttttttttattactttcagAAGCTGAAGCAATCAAGGAAAAAGCTAAAGCAGTTTCTGAGAAAAaaggtttgatttgatttgttgcattgagaagatagatagatagatagatagatagatagatagatagatagatagatagatagatagatagatagatagatagatagatagatagatagatagatagatagatagatagatagatagatagatagatagatagatagatctaaaaccgtttacagttattttaatgttttcaaattaatttatctAAAAAATGGATGAGTTTATGTTCTTGAGGATTAAACACAAATCTGACGTAAGACATAATTAAAAGAATGTGACTGTTTTAACTATTTATGCAGTGCAGGCTAAAATAGACTTGCTTTGtcctaatattttatattatgatcTATGATATATTATGATTATGCTGAAGTGATTAAAGAGAAAGCTAAACTAGCCGCTGGGAAGAAAAAGAGTTTATCTTAGCTTCATGAGGGATTTCTGTTTATGTAAGGAGAAATACAGACATTTATGTACAATATCTcaataaattttataaataaccAAGGAGAAAGTTAAACCAGTAAAGAAAGGTATGGATATCAACCTTTTTCTGCATTTGCTGTTATTTTCTcacaaataaatctgttttaaacCTTTTTATAGAGCCTGAAGTTGCAAAAGAAAAGGCTCCTGAACCAAAACCCAAAAAAGGTGAGATGTTTCACCCCTGTTGCTTTTTTCATCATAATACTGTATTATTCTTTCTCATAACATATCTACAATATCACCATTATAGAGGCTGAAATCATCAGAGAGAAAGTTAAACCTGCACCTGTAAAGAAAGGTATGGAAATTAATCAAATATTGCTGCCTTTGCTGTCATTTTCACACAAATTAATCTGTTTAAACCCCTTTTATAGAGCCTGAAGTTGCAAAAGAAAAGGCTCCTGAACCAAAACCCAAAAAAGGTGAGATGTTTCACCACTGTTGCTTTTTTCATCATAATACTGTATTATTCTTTCTCATAACATATCTACAATATCACCATTATAGAGGCTGAAATCATCAGAGAGAAAGTTAAACCTGCACCTGTAAAGAAAGGTATGGATATCAATCTAATCGTTCGGTATTTGCAGTCATTTTCACACAAATTAATCTGTTTAAACCCCTTTTATAGAGCCTGAAGTTGCAAAAGAAAAGGCTCCTGAATCAAAACCCCAAAAAGGTGAGATGTTTCACCactgttttttcatttttattttcttttttaatcaaaGTATTATTTACCACATTTACAATATCACTGTTATAGAGGCTGAAATCACCAAAGAGAAAGTTAAACCTGCACCTGTAAAGAAAGGTATTGATGTCAAGGAATTTCTGTAAAAACAGTTGTTTGATGATATTATAAAATCGTATCACAAATTACTTTTTGATAGAGCCTAAGGTTTCTAAAGAGAAGACACCTGaaccatttcattttttaatattttcatataatgctcacattaaaatagtttttgtctgcaaaataaaatgaaataaaacatatctgtttacacttaaataaattattttactgcttgttcaaactacatatttaaaatgagctgaaacaacacaattcttgagattttttttgtggacaacttaattgttttatgttcaatccacttaaattagttaaGTTAACTTAGATGATTTGTGTTGGATaacgtgaatgaattgtgttgaacccttccttttttactgtagtttttattttgtatgatgagctctttatttaaaaacacattgtTAGAAgttttttagtttcagtttttaaCATTTATCTTTAAACACTTGCAGAAGAAAAACCTAAGGCAGCACCAAAGAAAGGTCAGTATGCATCTTATTGTGAATATAATGACTATTCTTGTTGTAAGATTTCAACATTTTGGATATATCATAACATTTCAGAGGCTGAAGTTATTAAGGAGAAGCTTACACCAGCTACTGAGAAGAAAGGTAGGAGTTATTGATGTGTGCGTTCTGTGTAAAATAATATTCCATTGCTGATTTTGTCATTATAAAATTACTTCATAttataaaaaaactgttaaatgtttaatattatcAACTATTTAGAGGTAGAAGTCATCAAGGAGAAAGCCAAACCAGTCCCTGAGAAAAAAGGTAGAAGTTAAAATTTCACATGTGCTTTTATCAAGAATATTTCTgtctcataaaataaaaaactataattcCTGAATATTTCACATCATTTTCTTCTGCAGAGGTCCTTAGGGAGAAAGTTAGGCCTGCTCCTGTAAAGAAAGGTAGGGGTGTCAATGAAATAATCTTGAATTGCTGATTTTCTTAATGCAATGATCATTTATCACATGGATGCTGTTTTACAGAGCCTGAAGTTGCTAAAGAAAAGGCTCCTGAACCAAAACCCaaaaaaggtgatttttttttcagcacaaatTTTACATGGTctatatatttatactattaaAAATCTATTGCTTGACATGATGAGACTGAATTCTTCTTGCCTTTTCTGTTTTGTAGAGGTTGAAGTCAGCAAAGAGAAAGCTAAACCAGCCCTTAAGAAGAAAGGTTTGATTTACTGTGTTGATAATCAAATCCGTCTCAATACTTGTATAtccatttaaacataataatcaattacaattatttcagaggctgaaGTCAAGGAAAAAGTTCAACCAGCTCTTGTAAAGAAAGGTatgaatttaattaatcaatctaCAAGAACCGATTCTTTCATGAAGTACTAGGACCTGTTAGCAAACAAACCAAATGTTTATTTACAGAGCCAGAGCTTCCCAAAGAAAAGGTGCCTGAGCCAACACCAGAACCTGAGAGAGGtagcattttgtgttttttcatgTCATTTTTAACTCACGGATGTCATATGCGATGTCAAAGATGAGACATTAGTGATTTGATATGAATAGAAAGCATATTGTATGTAAATGCTGTTGTTTTATGTCCTATGGAATCAAAGTTTTGATATTTATGGAATCAAAGTTTTGATATGTTTGCCTTAAAATGTATCCATTCAGAACGCACAGTCTTTCATTTCTGCCAATAATCAAAATCTATTTTGATTACATATCTAGGTAAGAATTTAACAACATACTTCCTCTGACatgtgaaatatataaaatatacttttatggTTTCATGCTGGATCTCATATTTTTAATGCATCCCAAAATAACTGACACATGCGGTCTACTACAAATTCAACAAGGGAAGAGAAAATGTGTGTGATGGCCAGGGGTGGTATTTTATGAGGTATTATGagattctttttattattaatacttttattatcaTCATGGATACTGCTCTctactattattattgtcgttgttatgcatgatgtaacCTTTTATAGGTTACTTTTGTTTGGAACCTATAAAAGTTTGATgggtcagtgttgttttcatgtaGTAGTTGTCATGTGATGTTCCATGTGTTTCTGTTtatgtcatgtgattcctttgttctgttttccgttgtttgttaatgtttatgAGCTCCACCTGTGTCACACCCCTGTATGTATTCAGTTTAACCTTGTCCTGTGTATTTATACCCCTGAGTTCAGTTTGTTTATTGTCTGGTATTGTGTTGTCAAACCTGTGTTTTGATGTTCCAGTGTTgttttttgtgaataaatatgtgtttttgatAATTCCTGTGCATTTGTGAGTGAGCCTCCTGTGACAGATaaatcagtttatttttattttttgtttt encodes:
- the LOC130244764 gene encoding histone H1.0-B-like, which translates into the protein MVVQEWKAEKIETKTKPTAEKKVDEAPKEKPKVKKEAEVIKEVKPAPGKKEAKTPKDKVEPAVLKKDTEAARKVKPAPVKKEPEVSKEKAKPEPAKKELEEKPKSAPAKKEDEVKEKKAAFVNKG